A portion of the Patescibacteria group bacterium genome contains these proteins:
- the rsmH gene encoding 16S rRNA (cytosine(1402)-N(4))-methyltransferase RsmH gives MFHTPVLLKESLEFLNIEKGEKYIDATVGGGGHAVAILERGGSILGLDMDPEAVEYARETLTAESPETESQVLLVKGNFRNIDQIAKEHGFEKVAGILFDLGMSSWQLEGSERGFSFMQDGKLDMRMDPSLAVEAKDLLGGLTVNELEKLFSKYAEEKHAIEFAKAISEAREIRKIKTTQEFSGLLAWVEQGQPSDFWNWYETKFKNKPSEFGSYDRRARFFQALRIAVNDEINNFRESLPRALRILKTSGRLVIITFHSLERGVVKRFYEKYQTSLVNLTPRGQEPGREEVEANPKARSAKLFAYEKK, from the coding sequence ATGTTTCATACACCAGTACTTTTAAAAGAATCTCTTGAATTTCTTAATATTGAAAAGGGAGAAAAATACATTGATGCCACAGTTGGGGGTGGTGGGCATGCGGTTGCGATTTTGGAGCGAGGCGGTTCAATTTTGGGATTGGATATGGATCCGGAAGCAGTGGAATATGCTCGGGAAACTTTAACTGCTGAATCTCCAGAGACCGAATCCCAAGTTCTACTTGTTAAGGGAAATTTTAGAAATATTGACCAGATAGCAAAGGAGCATGGTTTTGAAAAAGTGGCAGGAATTTTATTTGATTTGGGAATGTCTTCTTGGCAGTTAGAAGGCTCGGAGCGAGGATTTAGCTTTATGCAGGATGGAAAGCTAGATATGCGAATGGACCCGTCTTTAGCAGTTGAGGCCAAAGATTTATTGGGAGGTTTAACTGTAAATGAACTAGAAAAGCTTTTTTCAAAATATGCAGAAGAGAAACATGCAATAGAGTTTGCAAAAGCAATTTCTGAGGCAAGAGAAATTCGCAAGATAAAAACCACGCAGGAGTTTTCTGGTTTGCTAGCGTGGGTGGAGCAAGGGCAACCAAGCGATTTTTGGAATTGGTATGAGACTAAATTTAAAAACAAGCCGAGTGAATTTGGGAGTTACGATCGAAGGGCCCGTTTTTTCCAGGCGTTACGGATTGCTGTGAATGATGAGATTAATAATTTTAGAGAATCACTGCCCCGGGCCCTTCGAATTTTAAAGACTTCAGGGCGGTTAGTAATTATAACTTTTCATTCTTTGGAACGTGGGGTGGTAAAAAGGTTTTATGAAAAATACCAGACTTCTCTGGTAAATCTTACCCCACGTGGTCAAGAACCGGGTCGAGAAGAGGTAGAAGCAAACCCAAAGGCTAGAAGTGCTAAGTTGTTTGCCTATGAAAAAAAGTAA
- a CDS encoding FtsL-like putative cell division protein, which translates to MKKSKFNISKIKLFNLKTMLFLVVVVLGVVQVFLSCSLSTYGREIETLSQQQVELRRENQALENKLANLSSLSYIRHRAEDELGMKQPDVEIFLSRRLAQGHSQ; encoded by the coding sequence ATGAAAAAAAGTAAATTTAATATTTCCAAAATAAAATTGTTCAACTTAAAGACTATGCTTTTCTTGGTGGTGGTAGTATTAGGTGTTGTTCAAGTTTTTCTTTCTTGTAGCCTTTCTACCTATGGAAGGGAAATTGAAACTCTTTCTCAGCAACAAGTTGAACTGCGTCGCGAAAACCAAGCTTTGGAAAACAAACTAGCTAATCTTTCTTCCCTTTCCTATATTCGCCATCGAGCAGAGGACGAATTGGGAATGAAACAGCCCGATGTGGAAATTTTCCTCTCGCGTCGGCTGGCTCAAGGACATTCTCAGTGA